Below is a window of Cytophagaceae bacterium DNA.
TATTTCTGACGTATATCGGCTATTTGAGATTCGCTACCAACTAAAGAATATAATTTAAAAACCAGACATGTTTCCGGATTTTTGGGTTCTTCCAAAGGCGTGGCGTCTGTCACAATTCCTTTGATTTGTTTATAAAGCTCTTTTTCAGGAAGAAAAATATCTATGTAATTATTGTATGATTTGCTCATTTTTTGGCCGTCCACACCAGGAATGGTCATAATTTGCTCATTAATCAGGGATTCAGGCAGCACAAAAGCTCTCCGAATACTCGGTTAAACGAAGCCGCAATATCTTTTGACATTTCCAAATGCTGTTTTTGGTCTTTCCCAACTGGTACAAAATGAGCCTGATACAATATAATATCAGCAGCCTGAAGGACAGGATAGGTAAATAGCCCCGCATTCACATCAGAAAGTTTATCTGACTTCTCTTTAAATGAATGGGCATTGGCCAACATAGGATAAGGTGTAAGACAACTTAAATACCAGAGCAATTCCGTATGAAAATGAGCCAGTTTCGACTGACGATAAAAGTAATTCTTTTCGGCATCAAAACCACAAGCTAACCACGCCGAAGCTACCGCCCGGGTATTTTCTTTAAGAACGACAGGGTCTTTAATGGTTGTAAGTGAATGTAAATCAGCAATAAACAGAAAAGATTCATTTTCCGGATTTTGTGAAAGTTTTATTGCCGGCTCTATTGCTCCTAAAATATTTCCCAAATGTGGTCGACCGCTGGCCTGAATGCCGGTTAATATCCTTGACATATGTTATTTTTACGAAGTTTTTATTTTTGCAAAATTAGCTATTAAATATATGATTAAGGAGAGTACTTTAGAATTTTTAAAAAATCTGGAAGAAAACAATACCAGAGAATGGTTTGAAAGTAACAGAAAACTATATGAAGCGTCTAAAGCCAATTTTGTTGACTTCTGTAGTGTTATTTTGGAAGAAATGAAGCTATTTGAACCAGATTTTTCAAACACACAAGTCAAAGATTGTATTTTCAGAATCAACAGAGATGTTAGGTTTTCCAAAATAAAAGTCCATACAAAAACCATCTATCTGCAGCATTTGGTCCCGGTGGCCGTAATTCCGGCAAAATTGATTATTACATACAATTACAAAATGGAAAAACTTCCATCGGTGGTGGTATGTGGCAACCTTCGGCTGGAAATCTGGCTAAGTTTAGGCAGGAAATCGATTACTCTCCTGAAACTCTTAAAAGTATAATTGAATCAAAGGAATTTAGAAATCACTTTCCTGAGGTCTATGGTGAAAAACTAAAAAAAGCACCAAAAGGATATCCTGTTGACCATCCGGAAGTTGAATTGTTAAAGTATAAAGAGTTGTTTTTCTATAAGACATTTTCCAATACTGAAGTGCTTTCAGGCGATTTCCACACTATTATTCTTGGACATTTCAAAATTCTTAAACCATATATCGACTATGTAAATGATTTGTTTTTCGCAGAATTCTAAACATTACAATCAGAATATTATTTTAAGTTTTTATGAAAAGACAAAATATTATTAAAGTTTACACAAATGGCTGAATTTTGGAGAAATCAACATGGTTTTCAAGTTATAATCAGGAATATTTCAATTATTTTCAAGAAAATGATATTTTTCAATTGTACTTTTCTAATATTTTTCAAAAATATTTAAATTTTATTCCATTTTTTAACGTGTTTTTTCATTTTTTTTCAAAATTTTATTCTGAAATATTTGGAAAAAGCCAAATCATAGGTTTAAATTTGTACAACAAAACAAAAGAAATTATGAGACATACTATTGACAAGCAGACTTACAAGTATCTTTTCGGAATCCTAATGTTTTTCGCCGTTATTTTGGCTCTCATTACCGGAATGTTGTATATTGATTTGGCAGGATTTGCCCCTAAAACTTTAACGTTTTCGGCTTCTTTGTTTTTTATGCTTGTTGGTGTTTCGTTTTGGTTAAGAATCGAATATTTAAAACATTATAATTTATATGCCTACAAAGCCAGAAGATTGCCAATGTGGTTTACTGCTGGTGCTTCAATGATTGTTGGCATACTGATATTAATCTAAACTCTATCCTACTTAATCATAAAAGAGGCTTTTTGCCTCTTTTTTTTTGTTTATTTTTAAACAATTCCATCTGATTTTTGGTTAACAAATTTGACCATTCATCAAATCATTTTAAAATGCTTAAAAAAATCATATTTTCATTTATTTTCTTTTTTTCCATTTATTCAGCTTTTTCACAGAAAATCGGTAGTATTTCAGGTAAAGTCCGGGATAAAAGTTCTCAGGAAGAGCTGCCTTTTGTAAACCTGCAATTGAGTGGCTCAAACAAAGGAGCAACTACTGATGAATCAGGTAATTTCAGAATTTCAAACATTCCGGTAGGAAGTTATAATCTGGTGGTTTCCTATGTAGGATACAAGCCTTTTACGCTTTATAATATTGTTGTTAACACCGGAAATGAAAATAATTATGTGATTGAGCTTGAAGCCGATGTTGCTACCCTGGATGCCGTCGAAGTTAAAGCAAAAACTCAAACTGCGGTAACAGCCACTATCGAAACGCCTTTGAGTGTTCAAAAACTAACCACAGAAGAAATCAAAGCCAGCCCGGGTGGGAATTTTGATATAAGTAAAGTTATACAGGTTTTACCGGGAGTTGGAGGCGGTGTTGGAGGTGGCAGCTTCAGAAACGACATCATTATCAGAGGCGGCGGAGCTAATGAAAACGTATTCTATCTTGACGGTATCGAAGTACCCGTAATTAATCATTTTCAAACCCAAGGTAGTAGTGGTGGGCCACAAGGAATGTTAAATGTGAGTTTTATTGAAGATGTAAAACTCAGCAGTTCAGCCTTTGATGCGAGATATGACAATGCATTGAGTTCGGTTTTTCAGTTTAAGCAAAAAACAGGTAATCCCAATGATTTTCAGGGAAATATCAGATTAAGTGCCACTGAGCTGGCAGGAACACTGGAAGGTCCTCTTTCAGATAAAACTACGTTTCTCGCTTCGGCCAGAAGGTCTTATCTGCAATTATTATTCAAAGCCCTTGATTTACCTATCAGACCCAATTACTGGGATTTTCAAACGAAAATTCAACATCAAATCAACAAAAAGACTTCTTTGAGTTTTATCGGTTTGGGTGCAATAGATGATTTTAGTTTTGTGATTTCAGATGATTATTCACCCGAAAAAGCAGAAACCATAAATTCTTCGCCCACTATAAACCAGTGGAATTATACGGTTGGGGCATCGCTCAAAAGGTTGGTTCACAATGGATTCTGGAATCTTGCCCTTAGCAGAAATATGTTTGACAATAGCATTGTAAAATATGAGGACAACCAGGAACCCGAGACTTCTGCTAAAACTTTGGATTTGAATTCCAGAGAAATCGAAAACAAACTTCGCTGGGACATGAACAAAACCGTTGGAGCCATGAAGTTTTCATATGGTGCAATGGTGCAATATGTAAAATATCAAAATACAACTGAAAATGTAATCCGGAAAGAAATTTTGAGTTCAACGGGTGCGGTAATTCAACCCGAATTGAGAATAAATTTCATGAGTCCATTGGAGCCATTTTTTAAATATGGTGCTTTCGTACAATTTGGTAAAAGATTTATAAATAACAAATTAGGAGTTTCCGGTGGTCTCAGGACTGACGGAAATAGTTTCACTGATGATGGAAATAATTTCCTGAAAACAGTTTCACCAAGAGTGTCTTTTAGTTATTTTGTCAATAATCATTGGGCTATAAATGCCTCTGCAGGGAGATACACCAAACTAGCACCTTATACCATTCTTGGATTTGCCGATAACACCGGCAAACTTGTCAACCAAAACGCCCAATACCAAATATCCAATCACCTGGCGGGAGGTTTCGAGTACTTGCCTGATCCTAGTTTAAGGTTTACACTGGAAGGATTCTACAAAGGCTATGAAAATATGCCGGTCTCCATCAGAACCGGAGTGAATTTGGCCAACATGGGTGCTGATTTTAATGTTTTGGGCAATGAGGCTGTTCAGTTTGATGGAACCGGAAAAGCCTATGGCATTGAGTTTTTCGCACAGAAAAAACTAACCAAAAGGTTTTTTGGCGTAATGGCATACACATTTTACAGGAGTTTATTTGCCGGTACAGATGGCAAACTTGTTTCCAGCAGCTGGGACAACCGACATTTAGTAAGTTCAGCTTTGGGTTATAAGTTTAGAAAAAACTGGGAAATAGGACTTAAATTCCGATTCCAGGGCGGTGCTCCTTATTCTCCGATAGATATTGAAACTTCAAGAAAGAATTTTGTAACACAGGGAATCACCTATTATGACTATTCGAGGTTGAACAGTATGAGATTAGGAGCATTTAATAGTTCAGATTTAAGAATTGATAAAAAGATAAATTTCCGGAAAACAACACTGGATTTATATCTGGATGTAACTAACTGGTATTTATCTAAAAGTCCGGATGTGCCGGAATTTGCTCTGAAAAGAGATGCGAACACCAATAATTTCCTGACCACTGATGGAAATCCGATAAAAGGCGACGGTTCTAATGGGATCGATGTTATTGTAAATGAGCCTTCTGCCCTGGTTACACCAACGATTGGTTTTATTTTAGAATTCTAATTTTGAATTTTATAAAACGGAAAATAAAAAAGGCCACACTGGCCTTTTTTTATTATTTTGAATTCAGAATAGCCTGCGTAAAATCTTCAATAAGATCCTCAATATCTTCAAGCCCAACCGAAACCCTCATTGTTCCTTCAAAAATCCCAAGTGCTTCTTTATCGGCCACAGCCACTTTGGCGTGTGTGGTTGTATTGGGATTGGTAATGGTGGTTCTGCTGTCACCAAGATTTGATGTCAATGATGGGATGGTCAGTTTCTGTGTAAATCTTATCACTCTTTCAAATCCTCCATCCAGTTCGAAAGTTACCAATGCCCCACCTGATTCCATTTGTTTTTTTGCCAGATCATATTGTGGGTGAGACGGTAAAAACGGATATTTCACTGATTTTACTCCTTCGATTTTTTCCAAAGCCTGAGCTAGTTTTAAGGCATTTTCGCAATGCCTGTCCATTCTTAAGCCCAGCGTTTCCAAACCTTTGCTTAGTACCCAGGCATTAAATGGCGACATAGATGGGCCCGTTTGCCTGCAAAAGAATCTCACATGCTCAATGTATTCTTTTTTACCCACAATAATACCACCCAAAACTCTACCCTGTCCATCAAAAAACTTAGTGGCAGAATGAATAATCAAATCAGCCCCAAATTGTCCGGGAGTTTGAATCAAGGGAGTTGCGAAGCAATTATCTACCGAAAAAATCAAATTATGTTTTTTGCACAAATCTCCAATCATTTCAAGGTCAACCAATTCCAGACCGGGATTGGAAGGTGTCTCGAGGTAAATCATTTTTGTATTGGGCAAAATTGCCGCTTCCCAAGCTTCTTTAGGCTCTGATGCCTCAATATAAGTATAAGTGATTCCCCATTTTGGTAATATTTGGGTGATAATCTGATGAGCAGAGCCAAAAAGAGCTTTTGATGAAACGATATGATCCCCGGAAGATAGCAAGGCACCAAATCCGGCAAATACAGCAGCCATACCGGTTGCGGTGGCGATACCGTCTTCAGCTTCTTCGAGCATACAAACTTTATCTACAAATTCCTGTACGGTAGGATTAGAAAAGCGACTGTAAATATTTCCTTCCAGGGTATTGTCAAAAAGGTCTTTACCCATCTGAGCATCTTCAAAGCAAAAACTACTAGTAAGGTAAAGAGGCGTTGAATGTTCCCTAAATTGACTTTTTTGGGTTTGTGTTCTGATAAGTTTTGTGTGCTTTTTCATATTATTTATATCCAATCTGCTAAAATATAAGGCTTTATAAATTTAAAAAATATTGTTTTTATAATTTGCAATCCAGGATTTATGAAAACCTGAAATCTTTTCAAAAAAAGGAATCAGAATTTCTTTTGCATCTTTTTCAAAATCACCGCTTACAAAAATAGGTTCTGAAATCACACATTTTTTCAATGGTAAATCGAAACCCACCAAAACGATAGGAATTTTTGCTCCCAAAGCCATATAATAAAAACCCGATTTAAGTTTCTGAACATCCCCTCTTGTGCCTTCCGGAGCAAGTGCAAAAAGCATATGTTCCTTACTATTAATGGCTTCAATATAGCTTTCTACCAGATTGTTTTTTTCGGTTCTGTAAACCGGCGTACCTCCCAGCCATCTGAAAATAAACCCAAAAGGCGGTTTAAATAGTTCAGCTTTCCCCAAATATCCGATTTTCATTTTCATAGCCGCCCTTAAACCCAAACCCACAAAAAAATCCTTGGTGCTATTGTGAGGTGCAACTACAAAAATACCTTTTTTGAGTTCGGTTGGCACTCGTCCCTCAATTTTCCAACCTAATATTTTAAAGAAAAATCTGAAAATGAAATTCATTATTATAGTTATATACTTGTTAAAGTACTCTTTTATAGTGTTTTATATTTTTAGTTGATAGGATTGGGAGAAAAACAAACAATAAAAATAAGTATAGCCAGCCAACCCAATAGCTGACGGGTAAAATTCAATGGTTTAGATTCTCCGGTATCCGGATGATAAACTCCCAATACCCGTCCAATTAAAAAGCCAAATGCCAAAAATCCGGAATATCCGACTGTTTGAGGTGAATATTTCGTGATTAAAAATTGTAAAAGAACAACAGATAAGGCTAAAATCCAATTTGAGGCTTTACTTTTAAAAATTCGCGAGAACGAAAGGTAATTAAAATATACAAAAAAGAGAAATTTCAAAATCAGTTCATATTGTTGGTCGGTATAAGCTGCCGAAAATTCATTTAAGCTGAATAATCCAAGACCTGAATAGGCCACTAAAACCACCAAAAACACAGGGGAAACTATGTCGAAGGCTTTTTTCCCAATCAATGAAAACATTATATGCCCGCCATCTAATTGCCCGATGGGCAAGAGATTTAAGGCTGTGAACAGCAATCCTAAAAATCCCGCAAGTAATATTGGATAATGAGATAGTTCGTAAATATGAGGAATTCTGGAAGGGTCTGCAAAAGTACTTTCAAGGAAATTATATAAAATACTTTTACCGAATACTATGGCATTGGGATTATTGGGTGTTAGATTTAATAAGTCTCTGTAGTTCCCGTTGAAATTTTTATATTCAGGATGTATTGCATAAACAAAATCATCGCTTGGTAAATTAGAAAAACCATAAATTAGCACCCCAACCGCCACCACAAAACCCGCCAGTGGCCCGGCTATTCCAATATCAAAATAATCATTCCTATTGGTAATTCTTTCTTTGATTTTAATAAAAGCTCCGAAAGTACCCAATGATGTCAAAATGCCTAACCATCCGGGAATGTAATAAGGAAGTGTCACTTCAATATTCCTGATTTTTGCCATAAAAAAATGACCGAATTCATGGAAGGTCAAAAAGGCGAGAAATGGAACTGAAAACCAAAAACCCTGAAGTAGGTCATCCAGACTGATAGTCTTGTAAAATGCCAAAACAGGTTTACCGGAAATCCATTCATATCCTGAAACCGTGGTAGTTATGACGGTAACAAGAAACAAAATCAGATGCAATCGGGGACCCCGGAATATTTTTTTCATGAAATTAATAAATCAAGTATAGGCATAAAATCCTCAGGTGGATTAATTTTAATGGCATTGATACCACATTCTTTGGCAGCATCAATATTGTCCTGATTGTCGTCGAGAAATAATATTTGGTGGGGTTCAAGATTTAATTCGGAAATTAAATGATGATATATTTCGAATTCAGGTTTGTATAATTTTATTTTGAAAGAAAGAAAGACCCGGTTGAAAATCCTGAAAAAATTTGAATAGTTATGTTTTTCACGAAAATATCGCGTACTGGCTTTTATATGAGTATCATTTGTGTTGCTCAATAGATAAATCGGCACCTTTAACCTTAGATCTTCCAGATACCTGATTCTTTTTTCCGGGGCATCGAGAAGGAGAGCATTCCAGGCATTGTCTATTTCATCGTCGTTAAGCGGATACCCCAATGTTTGCCTTATTACATCTCTAAACTCTTCTTCTTCAAAAAAACCGATTTCATATTTCCTGAATATCTGATTTTCAGTAAAAAGAGCTTTAATTTTTGACGCAGGTTTAAATGTCAAATCAGAAAATGCCTGATAGGTTTTTTCGAGGTCAATATTAATAATCACGTTGCCGAAATCAAAAACTACGGCTTTAATCTCATCTTTTAAAACCATATTATTCGATTACAACTCCCATTGAGCAGAATTTATCTATTCTGCTATTGATTCTTTCTGAAGGACTCTGTTTTTCAAGGTTTTCGATTTCCGCTAAAATTGTATTTTGGAGAATCTCCGCCATTTTATCCCAATCCTGATGTGCACCTCCTATAGGCTCAGGGATAATACCGTCAATCAAACCATTGCTTTTCATGTCTGTGGCTGTGAGTTTTAATGCCTCAGCAGCCTGCTCTTTAAACTCCCAGGTTCTCCAGAGTATAGTTGAACAGTTTTCAGGGGAAATAACTGAATACCAGGCGTTTTCGAGCATCAACACCCGATCTCCTATTGCAATTCCTAATGCTCCACCTGAGGCTCCTTCTCCAATAATAATACAAATTACAGGCACTTTTAGTACCATCATTTCTTTCAGATTTCTAGCGATTGCTTCTCCTTGACCTCTCTCTTCGGCTTCCAAACCGGGAAACGCCCCCGGAGTGTCAATTAGTGTTACAACTGGAATATTGAATTTTTCCGCCATTTTCATTAACCTTAAGGCCTTTCTATAACCTTCAGGGTTGGGCATTCCAAAATTCCTGAATTGTCTTTCTTTGGTTTTTCTGCCTTTTTGCTGGCCGATCACCATTACACTTTTTCCGTTTATATTGGCCAGACCACCAATAATGGCCGGATCATCTCTAACTGTACGATCACCATGAAGTTCGTGAAATTCAGAACAGATTCTTTCGATATAATCCTGGGTATAGGGTCGGTCGGGATGTCTGGATAGCTGTACCCTTTGCCAACGGGTAAGGTTATGGAAAGTTTCGGTCCGAAGTGCATCGATGGCCGAATTTAGGTTCCTTACGGCATCACTCACATCAACATTATTTTCCTCTGCAAGTTTTTTCATGTCTTCGAGTTTAGCTTCCAGATCGGCTATAGGTTTTTCAAATTCGAGTAAAGTCTTCATTCATAGTAATTTTAAAGTTCGTAAGTTTGATTTTCTTCCGGAATTTCAACATCCGAAAAACCATCTTCGAGCAAAATTTGCCTAAAATTAATCATAGCATCCAAATCTCCGTGTACAAGGAATACTTTTTTTAATTTTTCTGGTGATTGTTGTCTTGCAAAATTCTCTAAATCCGATAATCCGCCGTGGCCGCTAAAAATATCAATTTTTCTGATTCTGGCATTTACATCCAGTTTCTTGTTTCTGATAATTATATTTTTCATTTCGCCCGAAAGCAATTTTCCACCTACCGAATCATCGGTTGCGTATCCGACCATTAAAATGGTGGCATAAGGATTCTCAATATTTTTTTCAATATGATGTTCTACTCTTCCCCCTTTTATCATGCCTGAAGACGAAATGATTATGCATGGTTCTGCATGAGTAGATATCGCCTGACTGTCGGCCGATGTTTCGATATATTCCAAATTGGCAAAGTCAAACAAGCTGTCAGTTTCCTCATAGAATTCTTTAGCGTCTTTGTTGAGGTATGTCCTGTATTTCTCATAAACCTTCGTGCTATTTTTGGCTAAAGGACTATCAGTGAAAACCTTAATAGGTTTAATATTGTAATTTTCATACAATTTATTAAGGGTATAAAGGAGACATTGTGTTCTACCTACACTAAAAGATGGAATTATCAATCTTCCGGCTTTATCAACGCAAGCTTCTTCTATTATTTCCTTCAAAATCGCTTCAGGCTCACCTTTATCTTTATGATTTCTGTTTCCGTAGGTTGATTCCATTACAAGATAATCAACATCAGGAAGTGACTGAGGGTTGGGCAAAAGGGTAAAGTCTCTTCTTCCTATATCACCTGAAAAACCAATTTTCTTCCAGACCCCATTTTCTTTAATCTCGATCAGGATATGGGCAGCACCAAGCAAATGTCCGGCCTGAATAAAAGTTACGTAGCCATCATCTTTAAACCTAAAACGTTGATTATAAGCTATAGGAACGAAATTCCCGATGGCATTTTTTACTTGCTTATCAAAATACAAACTTTGAGTCTCAATGCTTTTCCACTTTTTCGATTTTTTGTGGCTTTTCTCTATTCCTTTGGCAATACGAGTATTAAGACTTGCAGCATCATAAAGTAAAAGTTCCGTCAAATCAATAGTGGGAGAAGTACATAAAATCTGACCTTCAAATCCCGCCTGATAAAGATTTGGTATTTGCCCTGAGTGATCTATATGTGCATGTGTAAGGAAAACAACATTAATTAAAGAAGCATCAAAAGGGAAATTCCCAAATTCTTTGGCTGATTTTCTTTCCCTTGAATCATTTAGAGAAGAACCACAATCTATCAAAATTCGATAATCATCGTCTAACTCCAACAAAAACATACTTCCTGTCACCCTTCGGGCCGCACCGTAAAACGATAACTTCATCGAATATTTTTCTATTGAATAATCCTTTTTTTCAGGTCGCAAAGATAATTAAAATAGTACCTTTGTTATTATAAAATGTCGCTTATGAATGTTTTTTGTCTCATTATTTTGCAGATTGGGCAACTTACTTCGGCTTTGAATAAAGTTATTGATGAATATAAAATTCTTAATGAAGCCAAATATGTAAATGTTTCGGTTTCTATAAGAGAGTTAAAATCTTCTAAAGAAGTTTTCTCGCACAATTCAAACTTGTCAATGCCGCCAGCTTCAACTTTCAAGCTTTTGTCAACGGCTTCAGCTTTAGAAACCTTTGGCCCCGATTACAGGTTTCAATCCGATGGTTTTTTGAGTGGAAAAGTAATGGACGAGGTACTTTTGGGAAATTTAATTATTAATGGCAACTCTAACCCGGCATTTGCAGCAAAAAGATTTAATAAAAATTCTATTTCAGACATTGTAAACGCCTTAAAAAACCAAAACATAAAAAGAATAGAAGGCAAAATTAAAGTAAAAAGAACGAAATCTTTTAATATGCCTCTCGATTGGCAAATCGGGGACGTTGGAAACTATTATGGAGCTTTCCCTTCAGAATTTAATTTTAATGAAAACATGTTTTCTGTTTTTTTCGACTCCGGTTCAAAACTGGGTGATACCGTCATTATTAGCCGGGTGACTCCGGAATACAGCAAATGGAAAATTAAAAATCTTGTAACTACGGCAGTGCCAGGATCTGGTGATCAGGTAAATTTTATTTCGTTGCCCTTTTCAAAAGAGATTATTGCTGCCGGTACAATCCCAGTTAATTCTAAAAGTTTTGAAATTAAAGGTGCCATACCTGAGCCTGACATGGTTTTTGAAGAATTATTAAAAAAATCTTTAATTGAAAATGGAATAGAAATCGCTGGCCAGGATTATGTAGATGAAACTTTTATCCCATTTTTTACTGAAAGTTCACCGGCAATTTCGGAACTCATCAAAGAATGTAATTATAAAAGTGTAAATTTCTTAGCAGATGGTTTTAGCAATATTTTACTCCAAAAAAATACTTTAAAAAATCTATCCGAAGTGTATAATTTAACCTTGGGCGTAAGAGATAGTGTCGATTATTCTTTATTCCGAATTAATGATGGCAGCGGTCTTTCTCCCTCAAATACCATCAGCACATCTGCAATGACCAGATTTCTTTCAGCTTATTCAGGTTCCCGATATTTTGATGTGTTTTTAGAAAGCCTGCCAGTGGTGGGTGAAAGTGGAACTGTGAGGAGTTTTGACCCTAACAAAAAAACTAAAGGAAGGATAAATGCTAAGAGCGGCTCAATTGGTGGCGTTAAGAATTTATCAGGTTATTTTAAAAATGAAAAAAATGAATTATATTCATTTGCCATATATTTGTCCGGTTTAAATGATACCGCTGGATTATTTTCCCGCAATTTTTATGAAAAAATATTGACTACGATGATTGATGTAGGTCAATTTTAGATATTATTGCCATGTGTTTTCAAACCAAAAAATAAAACTTAACGTATCCGTACAAACGGGGTTCTAAGTGTCCGTTATTTTACTCTCCATTTTTTATAACCATAAAATAAATAAGTAAAATGGGAGTGTCCATATTCGAAAAAATCGATCGTAGCTTAGGTCCATTAGGTGCAATTTCACATTTTGGTCACCATTATTTCAGCTACCCAATTCTTGAAGGGGAAATTGGCCCTTACATGCAATTTAACGGTAAAAAAGTCCTTAACTGGTCTCTAAATAATTACCTTGGCTTATCTAATCATCCTGATGTTCGTGCCGCTGACGCAGATGCTGTCAGTCACTTTGGTTTGTCTTACCCAATGGGCTCACGAATGATGAGTGCCAATTCACATTATCATGAGCAATTTGAAGCCGACCTGGCAGATTTTTCAGGATATGAAGACGCTTTTTTAATGAATTTCGGTTATCAGGGTATCATGTCTGTTATCGAAACGCTGGTTGATCATCGTGATGTAATAGTATTTGACTCAGATAGTCATGCTTGCCTTATTGACGGAATAAGACTCCATAAAGCCAAAGGTGGGGCATATTACAAATACAACCACAATGACATGGCTAGCCTTGATTTGAATCTAAAAAGAGCCACAAAGCTTTCAGCTCAAAACGGTGGTGGAATATTGGTAATTACGGAAGGTGTTTTCGGGATGACAGGGCAAGTAGGTAAACTGGATGAGATTGTGGCCATGAAAGAACGATACGATTTTAAGCTCCTTGTTGACGATGCTCATGGATTTGGTGTTATGGGTAAAACCGGAAGGGGTACACCAGAGCATTTCAATGTTCAGGATCAGGTAGATATATATTTTGCAACTTTCACCAAGGCGATGTCGGCGATGGGGGCATTTGTTGGAGCCAGCTCAAAAGTGGTTAAGTATCTTAGGTACAATGTAAGGTCTCAAATATATGCAAAAGCCCTTCCGATGGGTTATGTTTTGGGCGGAATAAAGAGACTGGAGCTTATCAGAGAAAATCCTCAGTTTAGAGAAAGACTTTGGTATATTGCTAAAAAACTTCAAAGTGGTTTAATCGCCGAAGGATTTAATCTTGAAACCACCAATACGCACGTGACCCCTGTATATTTTAATCAGGATTTTACACAAAATGAAGTCGGAAACATGATTATCGATCTAAGGGAAAACCTCAACATATTCTGCTCAGTGGTTATTTATCCGGTTGTTGCAAAAGGCGTGGTGATGCTCCGGCTCATTCCAACCTGTATGCATTCCGAAGCCGA
It encodes the following:
- a CDS encoding acetyl-CoA carboxylase carboxyltransferase subunit alpha, which translates into the protein MKTLLEFEKPIADLEAKLEDMKKLAEENNVDVSDAVRNLNSAIDALRTETFHNLTRWQRVQLSRHPDRPYTQDYIERICSEFHELHGDRTVRDDPAIIGGLANINGKSVMVIGQQKGRKTKERQFRNFGMPNPEGYRKALRLMKMAEKFNIPVVTLIDTPGAFPGLEAEERGQGEAIARNLKEMMVLKVPVICIIIGEGASGGALGIAIGDRVLMLENAWYSVISPENCSTILWRTWEFKEQAAEALKLTATDMKSNGLIDGIIPEPIGGAHQDWDKMAEILQNTILAEIENLEKQSPSERINSRIDKFCSMGVVIE
- a CDS encoding MBL fold metallo-hydrolase, coding for MKLSFYGAARRVTGSMFLLELDDDYRILIDCGSSLNDSRERKSAKEFGNFPFDASLINVVFLTHAHIDHSGQIPNLYQAGFEGQILCTSPTIDLTELLLYDAASLNTRIAKGIEKSHKKSKKWKSIETQSLYFDKQVKNAIGNFVPIAYNQRFRFKDDGYVTFIQAGHLLGAAHILIEIKENGVWKKIGFSGDIGRRDFTLLPNPQSLPDVDYLVMESTYGNRNHKDKGEPEAILKEIIEEACVDKAGRLIIPSFSVGRTQCLLYTLNKLYENYNIKPIKVFTDSPLAKNSTKVYEKYRTYLNKDAKEFYEETDSLFDFANLEYIETSADSQAISTHAEPCIIISSSGMIKGGRVEHHIEKNIENPYATILMVGYATDDSVGGKLLSGEMKNIIIRNKKLDVNARIRKIDIFSGHGGLSDLENFARQQSPEKLKKVFLVHGDLDAMINFRQILLEDGFSDVEIPEENQTYEL
- the dacB gene encoding D-alanyl-D-alanine carboxypeptidase/D-alanyl-D-alanine-endopeptidase, which codes for MNVFCLIILQIGQLTSALNKVIDEYKILNEAKYVNVSVSIRELKSSKEVFSHNSNLSMPPASTFKLLSTASALETFGPDYRFQSDGFLSGKVMDEVLLGNLIINGNSNPAFAAKRFNKNSISDIVNALKNQNIKRIEGKIKVKRTKSFNMPLDWQIGDVGNYYGAFPSEFNFNENMFSVFFDSGSKLGDTVIISRVTPEYSKWKIKNLVTTAVPGSGDQVNFISLPFSKEIIAAGTIPVNSKSFEIKGAIPEPDMVFEELLKKSLIENGIEIAGQDYVDETFIPFFTESSPAISELIKECNYKSVNFLADGFSNILLQKNTLKNLSEVYNLTLGVRDSVDYSLFRINDGSGLSPSNTISTSAMTRFLSAYSGSRYFDVFLESLPVVGESGTVRSFDPNKKTKGRINAKSGSIGGVKNLSGYFKNEKNELYSFAIYLSGLNDTAGLFSRNFYEKILTTMIDVGQF
- a CDS encoding pyridoxal phosphate-dependent aminotransferase family protein, whose translation is MSIFEKIDRSLGPLGAISHFGHHYFSYPILEGEIGPYMQFNGKKVLNWSLNNYLGLSNHPDVRAADADAVSHFGLSYPMGSRMMSANSHYHEQFEADLADFSGYEDAFLMNFGYQGIMSVIETLVDHRDVIVFDSDSHACLIDGIRLHKAKGGAYYKYNHNDMASLDLNLKRATKLSAQNGGGILVITEGVFGMTGQVGKLDEIVAMKERYDFKLLVDDAHGFGVMGKTGRGTPEHFNVQDQVDIYFATFTKAMSAMGAFVGASSKVVKYLRYNVRSQIYAKALPMGYVLGGIKRLELIRENPQFRERLWYIAKKLQSGLIAEGFNLETTNTHVTPVYFNQDFTQNEVGNMIIDLRENLNIFCSVVIYPVVAKGVVMLRLIPTCMHSEADVEYTIDAFKQIREKLSQGAYNYEIPLKSEIYSNF